The Desulfonatronum lacustre DSM 10312 region TTCCTGCTGGAAAAGGGCTACGAGGTCCATGGCATCAAACGCCGCTCCTCGCTGTTCAACACCCAGCGGGTGGACCACCTCTACCGCGACCCTCACGAGGAGAACGTCCGGTTTCTTATGCATTACGGAGACCTGACCGACGCCACCAACCTGACCCGGATCATTCAGGAGGTCCAGCCGGACGAGGTTTACAATCTGGCGGCCCAGAGTCACGTCAAGGTCTCCTTCGAAAGCCCGGAATACACGGCCAACGCCGACGCCCTGGGCACCCTGCGGATGCTGGAGGCGATCCGGCTCCTGGGCCTGACGGACAAGACCCGGTTCTACCAGGCCTCCACCTCGGAACTTTACGGCAAGGTCCAGGAAGTGCCCCAGCGCGAGACCACCCCGTTCTATCCTCGATCACCCTACGCCGTGGCCAAGCTCTACGCTTTCTGGATCACGGTGAACTACCGCGAGGCCTACAACATTTTCGGCTGCAACGGGATCCTCTTCAACCACGAATCCCCGGTGCGCGGCGAAACCTTCGTCACCCGCAAGATCACCCGGGCCGCGGCCCGGATCGCCCTGGGCCTGGAAAAGGACCTGTTTCTCGGCAACCTCGGCGCGTTGCGGGACTGGGGCCATGCCAAGGACTTCGTCCGCGCCCAGTGGCTGATCCTTCAGCAGGACCAGCCCGAAGACTTCGTCATCGCCACTGGCGAGCAGCATTCGGTGCGGGAGTTCTGCCAACTGGCCTTCCGGGAAGTGGGCATTGAGCTGCGCTGGGAAGGCGAGGGTCTGAACGAAAAGGGCATCGTCGCCAAATACGAGCCCTCCCCGGTGATTCAAGCCTGCCTGGAACGCATCGGCAAACAGGTCGCCTTTGCCGAGGGCGATGTCCTGGTGTCCGTGGACCCCCGCTACTTCCGGCCCACGGAAGTGGAAAGCCTGCTGG contains the following coding sequences:
- the gmd gene encoding GDP-mannose 4,6-dehydratase is translated as MKKALITGITGQDGAYLAEFLLEKGYEVHGIKRRSSLFNTQRVDHLYRDPHEENVRFLMHYGDLTDATNLTRIIQEVQPDEVYNLAAQSHVKVSFESPEYTANADALGTLRMLEAIRLLGLTDKTRFYQASTSELYGKVQEVPQRETTPFYPRSPYAVAKLYAFWITVNYREAYNIFGCNGILFNHESPVRGETFVTRKITRAAARIALGLEKDLFLGNLGALRDWGHAKDFVRAQWLILQQDQPEDFVIATGEQHSVREFCQLAFREVGIELRWEGEGLNEKGIVAKYEPSPVIQACLERIGKQVAFAEGDVLVSVDPRYFRPTEVESLLGDPTKSREKLGWTPEISFAQMVTEMVAYDIREASRESICLHSGFPLPGSCEAFM